One segment of Bradyrhizobium sp. CB2312 DNA contains the following:
- a CDS encoding ABC transporter substrate-binding protein, with protein MPKRVLLGLLLACGLTAPALAQEPKTGGVINAVIQPEPPGLMLAQVQNGPTQMVSGNIFEGLLRYSPKLEPLPELAESWSVSEDAKTYTFKLKKGVTWHDGKPFTAADVLFSMEMLKQTHARARTNLAQVDKIETPDDYTVVFTLKQPFGPFLGIFEVGSMPMVPKHLYEGTDWKTNPYNNAPVGTGPFMFKEWQKGSFIRLVKNPNYHEKGKPYIDEIYWQIIPDAAARSVAYETGKVDVLPGGSVENFDVPRLSKLKDTCVTGAGWEFFSPLAWLWLNNRQGPLADKRVRQAIMYAIDRDFAKDVIWNGLGKVATGPSSSAIKYYTDDVKKYPYDPAKAKALLKEAGYKGEKIRLLPLAYGETWQRWGEAVKQNLQDVGMNIETIATDVAGGNQKIGDWDYDIAFTYLYQYGDPALGVGRNYISSNIAKGQIFNNVEGYVNPEIDKLFADGATATPDSKRKEIYDKAQKILVEDVPVAWMLELQFPTITRCKVKNLITTGIGVNDGFKDAWLDK; from the coding sequence ATGCCAAAACGAGTGTTGCTTGGTCTCCTCCTGGCTTGCGGCCTCACGGCCCCGGCGCTGGCGCAAGAGCCGAAAACGGGGGGCGTGATCAATGCCGTGATCCAGCCCGAACCGCCCGGCCTGATGCTTGCGCAGGTCCAGAACGGCCCGACCCAGATGGTCTCGGGCAACATCTTCGAGGGCCTTTTGCGCTACAGCCCCAAGCTCGAGCCGCTACCGGAGCTGGCCGAAAGCTGGAGCGTCAGCGAGGACGCCAAGACCTACACCTTCAAGCTCAAGAAGGGCGTGACCTGGCATGACGGCAAGCCCTTCACCGCCGCCGACGTTCTGTTCTCGATGGAGATGCTGAAGCAGACGCACGCCCGTGCGCGCACCAATTTGGCGCAGGTCGACAAGATCGAGACGCCGGACGACTATACGGTGGTCTTCACGCTGAAGCAGCCGTTCGGTCCGTTCCTCGGCATCTTCGAGGTCGGCTCGATGCCGATGGTGCCGAAACATCTCTACGAAGGCACCGACTGGAAGACCAACCCCTACAACAACGCACCGGTCGGCACCGGCCCCTTCATGTTCAAGGAGTGGCAGAAGGGCTCGTTCATCCGCCTGGTCAAGAACCCGAACTACCACGAAAAGGGCAAGCCCTACATCGACGAGATCTACTGGCAGATCATCCCCGACGCGGCCGCGCGCTCGGTGGCGTATGAGACCGGCAAGGTCGACGTTCTGCCCGGCGGCTCGGTCGAGAATTTCGACGTGCCGCGCCTCTCCAAGCTGAAGGACACCTGCGTCACCGGCGCCGGCTGGGAGTTCTTCTCGCCGCTGGCCTGGCTATGGCTGAACAACCGCCAGGGGCCGCTCGCCGACAAGCGGGTGCGGCAGGCCATCATGTACGCGATCGACCGCGATTTTGCCAAGGACGTGATCTGGAACGGGCTCGGCAAGGTCGCGACCGGCCCTTCGTCCTCGGCCATCAAATACTACACCGACGACGTGAAGAAATATCCGTACGATCCGGCCAAGGCCAAGGCGCTGCTGAAGGAAGCCGGCTACAAGGGCGAGAAGATCCGCCTCTTGCCGCTCGCCTATGGCGAGACCTGGCAGCGCTGGGGTGAAGCGGTGAAGCAGAATCTCCAGGACGTCGGCATGAACATCGAGACGATCGCCACCGACGTTGCCGGCGGCAACCAGAAGATCGGTGACTGGGACTACGACATCGCCTTCACCTATCTCTACCAGTATGGCGATCCCGCCCTCGGCGTCGGCCGCAATTACATCTCCAGCAACATCGCGAAGGGACAGATCTTCAACAACGTCGAGGGCTACGTGAACCCGGAGATCGACAAGCTGTTTGCCGACGGCGCGACCGCGACCCCGGATTCCAAGCGCAAGGAGATCTACGACAAGGCGCAGAAGATCCTGGTCGAGGACGTGCCGGTGGCCTGGATGCTCGAGCTGCAATTCCCGACCATCACGCGCTGCAAGGTCAAGAACCTGATCACCACCGGCATCGGCGTCAATGACGGTTTCAAGGACGCATGGCTCGACAAGTGA
- a CDS encoding ABC transporter ATP-binding protein, with translation MTAPPAVSIKNLRIALPKGAERPFAVDGVSLDLRPGKIVCVVGESGSGKSMCAHALMGLLPDTVSVTSGEIQFEGRDLLKLDDDGWRDLRGRRLAMIFQEPMTALNPLMRIGDQMAEMFEAHGLLTPKERRARALALAREVGLPDPERIVRAYPHQLSGGQRQRAMIAMALALEPAVLVADEPTTALDVTTQAQILKLIRNLQRNRNMAVMFITHDFGVVADIADQVVVLRHGKVVEEGPAATVFNEPRHDYTKALLAAVPSMDPPKRAPLDDQARAVEVIGLDKTYVTSGGWFREDRRVDAARAVNFNILKGETLGLVGESGSGKSSVARLVMRLIEADCGTVRIGETDLTQLSGRALRAERHRIQMIFQDPFASLNPRRKIGHIIADGPIAAGTDPKVAFERARDLLKMVGLDAGALERYPHEFSGGQRQRIGIARALALEPEIIVADEAVSALDVSVQAQVLKLLEDLKARLGLSMLFITHDLRVAAQICDRIAVMQRGAIVELKPTAQLFAAPEHAYTRELLVAVPGRKERAPAA, from the coding sequence ATGACCGCGCCGCCTGCCGTCTCCATCAAGAACTTGCGGATCGCGCTGCCCAAGGGCGCCGAGCGCCCCTTCGCGGTCGACGGTGTTTCGCTGGACTTGCGGCCCGGCAAGATCGTCTGCGTCGTCGGCGAGTCCGGCTCCGGCAAGTCGATGTGCGCCCACGCGCTGATGGGCCTGCTGCCCGATACGGTCTCGGTCACATCAGGCGAGATCCAGTTCGAGGGACGCGACCTGCTCAAGCTCGATGACGACGGCTGGCGCGATTTGCGTGGCCGCCGGCTCGCGATGATCTTTCAGGAGCCGATGACCGCGCTCAATCCGTTGATGCGGATCGGCGACCAGATGGCGGAGATGTTCGAGGCCCACGGCCTGCTCACGCCGAAGGAGCGGCGCGCGAGGGCGTTGGCGCTGGCGCGCGAGGTCGGCCTGCCCGACCCCGAGCGCATCGTGCGCGCCTATCCGCACCAGCTCTCCGGCGGTCAACGCCAGCGCGCCATGATCGCGATGGCGCTCGCGCTCGAACCGGCGGTGCTGGTCGCGGACGAGCCGACCACCGCGCTCGACGTCACCACGCAAGCACAGATCCTCAAACTGATCCGCAACCTCCAGCGCAACCGCAACATGGCGGTGATGTTCATCACCCACGACTTTGGCGTGGTTGCCGATATCGCCGACCAGGTCGTGGTGCTCAGGCACGGCAAGGTCGTCGAGGAAGGTCCCGCCGCGACCGTATTCAACGAGCCGCGGCATGACTACACCAAGGCGCTCCTCGCTGCCGTGCCGTCGATGGATCCGCCGAAACGCGCGCCGCTCGACGACCAGGCCAGGGCCGTCGAGGTGATCGGGCTGGACAAGACCTATGTCACGTCGGGCGGCTGGTTCCGCGAGGATCGCCGTGTCGATGCCGCGCGCGCAGTCAACTTCAACATCCTCAAGGGCGAGACGCTCGGCCTCGTCGGCGAGTCCGGCTCCGGCAAATCGTCGGTCGCGCGCCTCGTGATGCGGCTGATCGAGGCCGACTGTGGCACGGTGCGGATCGGCGAGACCGACCTCACACAGCTCTCCGGCAGGGCGCTGCGCGCCGAGCGCCACCGGATCCAGATGATCTTTCAGGATCCGTTCGCTTCGCTCAACCCGCGGCGCAAGATCGGCCACATCATCGCCGACGGCCCGATCGCAGCGGGCACCGATCCCAAGGTCGCGTTCGAGCGCGCTCGCGATCTCCTCAAGATGGTCGGCCTGGATGCCGGCGCGCTCGAGCGCTATCCGCACGAATTCTCCGGCGGCCAGCGCCAGCGCATCGGGATTGCCCGCGCGCTTGCACTGGAGCCCGAGATCATCGTCGCGGACGAAGCCGTCTCTGCGCTCGACGTCTCCGTGCAGGCGCAGGTGCTAAAGCTGCTCGAAGATCTCAAGGCACGCCTTGGCCTCTCGATGCTGTTCATCACCCACGACTTACGCGTCGCGGCTCAAATCTGCGATCGCATCGCGGTGATGCAGCGCGGCGCCATCGTCGAGCTGAAGCCGACCGCGCAGCTCTTCGCCGCGCCGGAGCACGCCTACACGCGCGAACTGCTCGTGGCGGTGCCGGGACGGAAGGAACGTGCGCCGGCGGCGTGA
- a CDS encoding ABC transporter permease, which translates to MLSFVAQRVLKGVIVLLAIVVLNFFLIRLAPGDPAVVMAGEAGASDQVFVKQLREKFGLDKPLPEQLFIYVKGVVSLDLGFSFRQQAPVAKLIGERLPATLLLTLTAFAISLALGVIFGTFAARFAGTFLDTAITVFALILYAMPIFWVALMGILLFSVTMDWLPSFGYETVGANYTGLAHAVDVAKHLVMPAMTLGLFFMATYTRMTRASMLEVKRLDFVKTARAKGLSDAVIQRRHVLRNALLPVVTLAGVHSGTLIGGAVITETVFAWPGIGRLMYDALLQRDYNLLLGVFVICSAMVLIFNLITDLVYRLVDPRIEFAS; encoded by the coding sequence ATGCTCTCCTTCGTAGCCCAGCGTGTCCTCAAGGGCGTGATCGTCCTGCTCGCGATCGTCGTCCTCAATTTCTTCCTGATCCGGCTTGCGCCCGGCGATCCCGCGGTCGTGATGGCGGGCGAGGCCGGCGCCAGTGACCAGGTCTTCGTCAAGCAGCTCCGGGAAAAGTTCGGCCTCGACAAGCCGCTGCCCGAGCAGCTCTTCATTTACGTCAAGGGCGTCGTCAGCCTCGACCTCGGCTTCTCCTTCCGCCAGCAGGCGCCGGTCGCGAAGCTGATCGGCGAGCGGCTGCCGGCGACGCTGCTGCTGACGCTGACGGCATTCGCGATTTCGCTCGCGCTCGGCGTTATCTTCGGCACCTTCGCCGCGCGCTTTGCCGGGACCTTCCTCGACACCGCCATCACCGTGTTCGCGCTGATCTTGTATGCCATGCCGATCTTCTGGGTGGCCTTGATGGGCATCCTCCTGTTCTCGGTCACCATGGATTGGCTGCCGAGCTTCGGTTACGAAACGGTCGGCGCCAACTACACCGGGCTTGCCCATGCGGTGGACGTCGCAAAGCACCTGGTCATGCCCGCGATGACGCTCGGCCTGTTCTTCATGGCGACCTATACCCGCATGACGCGCGCCTCGATGCTCGAGGTGAAGCGCCTCGACTTCGTCAAGACCGCGCGCGCCAAGGGCCTCAGCGATGCCGTGATCCAGCGCCGCCATGTGCTGCGCAACGCGCTGCTGCCGGTCGTGACGCTTGCTGGCGTGCATTCCGGCACACTGATCGGGGGCGCCGTCATCACCGAGACCGTGTTCGCCTGGCCCGGCATCGGCCGCCTGATGTACGACGCCCTGCTGCAGCGCGACTACAACCTGCTGCTCGGCGTGTTCGTGATCTGCTCCGCCATGGTGCTGATCTTCAACCTCATCACCGACCTCGTCTATCGCCTGGTCGACCCGCGCATCGAATTCGCCTCATGA
- a CDS encoding ABC transporter permease, whose product MKQFWKSMLKSPSGVIGLVILLFAISIAVFGPMLFPNSPWRMVQRPFLPPFTLSTVPLGTDALGRDVFAGMIFGARVSLLVGLVSTLVALVVGVPIGAMAGYFGGKVDDALMRFTEFFQTIPSFALAIVLVAILQPSIYSIVASIAVVSWPPVARLVRGEVLSLRTREYVQAAIVTGQSNSWIILREILPNALSPVIVLASLMVATAILLESSLAFLGLGDPNLISWGYMVGAGRTVIRQAWWITVFPGVAILISVLGLNLIGEGLNDALNPRLSREGR is encoded by the coding sequence ATGAAACAGTTCTGGAAATCGATGCTGAAGAGCCCCAGCGGCGTCATCGGGCTCGTCATCTTGCTCTTCGCGATCTCGATCGCGGTGTTCGGACCGATGCTGTTCCCGAACTCGCCCTGGCGCATGGTGCAGCGGCCGTTCCTGCCGCCGTTCACGCTCTCGACGGTACCGCTCGGCACCGACGCGCTCGGCCGCGACGTCTTCGCCGGCATGATCTTTGGCGCCCGCGTCTCGCTGCTGGTCGGCCTCGTCTCCACGCTGGTCGCACTCGTCGTCGGCGTGCCCATCGGCGCCATGGCCGGCTATTTCGGCGGCAAGGTTGACGACGCCTTGATGCGCTTTACCGAGTTCTTCCAGACCATTCCGAGCTTCGCGCTCGCCATCGTGCTGGTTGCGATCCTGCAGCCCTCGATCTATTCGATCGTGGCCTCGATCGCGGTGGTGAGCTGGCCGCCGGTCGCGCGCCTCGTCCGCGGCGAGGTGCTGTCGCTACGTACGCGCGAGTATGTCCAGGCCGCAATCGTCACCGGCCAAAGCAACAGCTGGATCATCCTGCGCGAGATTTTGCCGAATGCGTTGTCGCCGGTGATCGTGCTGGCATCATTGATGGTGGCGACCGCCATCCTCCTGGAATCCTCGCTGGCCTTCCTCGGCCTCGGCGATCCCAATCTGATCTCCTGGGGCTACATGGTCGGCGCCGGCCGCACCGTGATCCGCCAGGCCTGGTGGATCACGGTGTTTCCCGGCGTCGCCATCCTGATCTCGGTGCTCGGGCTGAACCTGATCGGCGAAGGGCTCAACGACGCGCTCAATCCGCGCCTGTCGCGGGAGGGCCGCTGA